ATGCACATACTTGAAGACTCAATTGCAGAAAAATATAGTCAGACAGCATTAGACCATTGTGATGAGTTAGCACAAGTGAGTGAATTAGATCAAGGCATATTAAGACAATATCTAACTAGCAAACACAAAGCCGGCCATCAACTCGTTGAAAAATGGATGCAACAAGATGGGTTGAGCACTTGGCAAGATCAAGCTGGTAATCAGTGGGGCCGTTTAGCTTGTAATAATCCTGATGCGCCCAGCTTAATACTTGGCTCCCATCTCGATACTGTGCCTAATGCTGGAGCCTACGATGGTATTTTAGGAGTATTACTCGCTTTAGAGTTGATAAAAGTGGCAAAAGCTAAAGGGTTAGAGTTTCCATTTCATATTGACTTAGTGGGTTTTGCTGATGAAGAAGGCACCCGTTTTGCCACAACTTTGATTGGTTCTCATGCCATAGCAGGAAAATTTAACAGTAAATGGTTAGAGGCTGTCGACAAGGACGGTATTACCATGGCCGAAGCCATGGAACAATTTGGTCTAAAACCTGATGAAGTAGTGAATGCTTATTTAAATCCCAAAAAGGTATTAGCCTATTGGGAAGTGCATATAGAACAAGGCCCGGTACTTGAAGCTCATGATATTCCATTAGGAGTAGTAACAGCTATTGCTGGTGCCAAACGGGCAGTCATTTCTTTTGCTGGACAAACGGGCCATGCGGGCACCTCCCCTATGAATCTGCGCAAAGATACTTTAGCCGCTGCTGCCGAACTCACCTTAGCTATAGAGGATATAGCCAAAAGTTGTACCCATCAAGAGGTGGCGACTGTTGGTAATATTAGCGCTAAACCTGGTGCCACTAATGTCATCGCAGGTTATTCTGAAATGACGCTAGATGCCAGAGCACAAGATAACGAACATCTAGAAATCTTAGTATCAAAAATTTTAGACAAAGCCAAACAAATTGCAGCCAAGCGTGATTTATTAATGACTTGGAAATGGACTCACCAAGCAGAAGCTGTGCAATGTGACAAAGGTATTCAAGCTAAACTTGCCTTAGCATGTGAAGCCAATAAGCAGCGCCCTTATTACCTACCCTCAGGTGCAGGCCACGATGCTATGGCTGTCGCTTCACTATGTCCTGTAGGAATGTTGTTTATTCGCAGTCCAAAAGGGATAAGTCATCACCCAGATGAATCAGTCATTCATGATGATGTAACACAAGCTTTGAAGGTGATGTATAGCGCATTATCGAGTTATAGTTTATAAAATAGTGTTTAAAAACAGTCGTTAGAAACGATGGAGTAGATTGAAGTAACAAATGAAAAATGCGGCTTTTTGAGTTGCGTTAAATCCAAACCATCTACTATGAAGTCGCTAACAAAGTTGTTAGCGACTTATACCTGCATCTAAAATATGTTCTTTGCATATATCCAAGTTTGTGAAAAAATGCGGAAAACACATGGTTTGGATTACAATAAGAGCTATCTAAATTTGAATAAGGCTAATACCAACTCTAATAAATGTTCACTCAGCAGGAATTTAATGGCATTGGTATTGGTATTGGTATTGGTATTGGTATTGGTATTGGTATTAAGTGCAAACTAATAACTTTACGGATTATTCATATCAAGTTAATCACACTAGTCTTTTTAATATGTTTTTCTTTCGGCACGCAAGCTTCATGTGTGGTTCTACTGCATGGTCTTGCTAGAAGCGCTAGTTCGATGGAGACTCTAGAGCAAGTTCTTGTGACTGAAGGTTTTTTACCTATCAATGAAGGTTACCCATCAAGAGAGGGATCTATCGAAATTCTAGCCGAGTTAGCGATAAAATCGGCTTTAGAAAAGTGCCCTAAAGATATGCAAGTCAATTTTGTTACTCACTCACTGGGTGGAATTTTAGTGCGCCAATATCTGAGTAAACACAAAATAACCAATTTAAATCGCGTCGTCATGCTTGGCCCACCAAATCAAGGAAGCGAAGTAGTAGATAAACTTAAAGATGTACCTGGTTTTCACTTTATCAATGGTGATGCTGGCATGCAGCTTGGTACAGGTGAGTTAAGCATTCCCAACACTTTAGGTAAAGCCAACTTTAACCTGGGAATTATTGCCGGCACAAGAAGCATAAATTTAATTTTATCATCCCTTATTCCCAGCACAGATGACGGCAAGGTTTCTATAGAAAGTACCAAGCTAGAAGGCATGAATGACCATATAACCATGCCAGTCACACACCCCTTTATGATGAAAAACAAAAACGTCATCACTCAGGTGATCAATTACTTGAAAAATGGCAGTTTTGAGCATGAAAGCCGCCAATAACAGCCCATTTTGTTCATCTGACAGTCGGTGTTTATTTTTTAAGCTTTATTTGACATATATGTACGCTCACGGTTTGCCAACTATTTGCCTTTGCCTTCGTGTTGATTTTCAGCATAAATATCCCACAATTTACGACAAAAGCATTTACCAAAGCTCAACAGTCCCTAGTATCTTTAATAATCTTAATCGGATATATATATCGACATCATTTATTGTTTTCAAGGAAGGGTTAATTAATTGAGAAATGCTTGGATTTGGAATATATTAAAAATCATTGCTTTACTAGTCTTTTTTTCACATCTATATTTTGAAATAGCATTAATTATCAAGATCTTTGTTGTCCCCTCTCTAGAAGCATCTGGTGAGCTGAAATATCACCAAGGTTTGAGTTTATTTGCTCCTGTTTTGTACTTGTTTGAAGGGGCTGGTAAATTACTGGCAAGTTTATCGCCTCTGGTAGATTTTATACGAGAGATCCTATTCGCTATTAATTCACTGGTATTAATCATAACGATAGTCGTCACGGGATTCGTTTTTCAAAATAAACTATGGGCGGGGCTAGCGGTTGTTTTATTAACTATCCCTTCGTTGATTTTTTGGTTTAGTCCGTAAACTCAGATATATGCTGATTTATCGTTAGCTCATATTTAAAATTTACCATCTATTTATTTAGCTATTCCATCTAGCTAGCAGAAAATATATTTCTGCTATCGCCTTATAGAAATATCAATAGTTAAGTCAGCCACCCTTTCAGCTATTTACAACTTCCTAGTACCAGCTTTATATCTGCTCCAGTCTGATCAGTCTGCATTATCTAGGATAATATTGAGTAATACCATGTCCCGCACCTGGGTATGTGTCTATCCCTAAAATTTTATAAACAAAACATAAACCAAAACTTGAAGAAATCCACATTAATGAGCCAATCACGACCATTGCGATTGTACCAGCTTGGGGTAAAAGGCCTTCTGCAGCGATAGATAAACAAATAATGGCTATAACTGAGCGAAGAGCTGTATCTAAAATACCAACATTCTGTTTCATAATAATGTCCTTTAAGGATTGTTAAGTTCGATTAGATTATAAATATAGGCTTGGCGAAGAATGTTGATTTAGATCAAAAGATCCGAGATTGAATAGAACTTTCTAGAGATGTTTAGCCAGTAATACTTTTTGGCTGAAGCTAAAGCTAAACATACGATTCTTAGTAGTGCCTAAAGAGAGAGGAATTTTCTACAAAAAAATACCCAGAATAATCTGGGCATTAAAACATAACTAAAAACACATAAACAAGGAACACACATTATTAAGAGCCTGCTTTTGTTTTAAAGTTCAATGAGGTCTCAATTTAATTTTTGATTCCGTTTAACTCGTTTGTTGAGCTAGATCAAGATCCTAATTATTTCATCCATTTACAATACACTCAGTTAAATAATTAAAGAGTGAGACAAATGAAAAATAAATTATGTACTTTAGCCTTATTGTTAAGCGGTATTACTTCAAGCTTATATGTTCATGCTTATGAAACAGCTGATTGGATTTTTAGAACGGGCGTTACTGCTGTTAATCCAGATGATTCAAGTGATAACGTTTTGGTCGGTGGCAGTGACTTAGGTATAGGTGTGAACGTAGATAGTAACGCACAATTAGGAATAAATATTGGTTATTTTATTAGCCCGAAAATAGCTTTAGAAATATTACTGGCGACACCATTTGAGCACGATATAGGCTTAAATACTGTCGGTGCATTAGGCTCTACTAAACACCTCCCCCCAACGATAAGTGTTAATTATTACTTAGCCAATGCCACTGCTAAATTTCAACCTTATATAGGGGCCGGAATAAACTACACAATATTTTTTGATGAAGAGTTCACGGCTGAAAATAAACAAGCTGGCTTTTCTGACCTGTCATTAGACGACTCAATTGGCCTATCGTTACAAGCAGGTTTAGATTACATGCTTGATGATGAATGGCATGTTAATGCGTCTGTTCGCTGGATAGATATCGGCACAGATGCTGAATTTACTTTAAACGATGAGCAAGGAAGTGTTGCAGTAGATATTGACCCATTTGTATATACTTTATCTTTAGGTTACCGCTTTTAGACGTTAGGCGTAACTAGATTAATAGCCTCTAGTTACGCTATCCCTTATGTTATCACCCCAATTTCATAAAGAATTATTATAACTTACAGAACCGATTACTCGGGGCCTTTGGCTAATTTTTGTAATGCAGCAATATCCAAAATTGACACCTCTTTCTGCTCAACTGCAATCAGCTCATTTTTTTGTAAACGAGAGAATATTCTACTGACTGTTTCTATAGTTAAACCGAGATAGTTGCCTAAATCTTTACGGCTCATTGGTAAAATAAAAGTACTCCCTGACAAGCCTCGTCGACTGTTGCGACTTGAAATACTCAGCAATAAAGACGCAATTCGTGATTCAGCATTTTGTTTGTTTAGCAAACCCACCATTTGTTGTTCTTGGGTAATTTCGCGGCTCATCAATTGTAAGAAATGGCGCTGTAAGCTGGGTAATTTAGTGCTTAATTCTTCTAATCTATTAAATGGTATTTTACACACTGAAGAGGTTTCTAAAGCTTGCACAGAATTACAGTGAAGGTCTGTACCCAAACCATCCATACCTAATATTTCACCAGGCAAATAAAAGCCAGTGATTTGTTCTGCGCCATTTTCAGTCACAAAATGTGTTTTTAGCGCTCCTGAACGAACCGCATAAACGGAAGTAAAAGGATCATTCACACGAAACAAATACTCACCTTTATTTAAAGGCTTACCGCGTTGAATAATATTATTTAGGCGGTCAATATCCTCAAAATGTAAACTGACCGGCATACAAATTGTGTTGAGTTTACAATTATCACAACTAACTTGTTTGTTATGGGGACATTGTTTTATGGAATTTTTTGTTTCTATCTGCATACTTTAAACTAACTATTTATCAATTATATACATTTAATGTTGAGCATTATACCACCCTTGATAGATTTTGATTCTTCTAATAGTCTTGGCCAGTCTTCCTGTGCTTTTATCTAGCCATTAGATAAAAGCACATATATTTAATCATTGCTGATGATAATTTGAGTCCTATTAATTACTCAGGGTTATCTTTGTTCTCTTTTTAAAATTAGCCGATTTATCTTTATATAC
The sequence above is a segment of the Paraglaciecola sp. L3A3 genome. Coding sequences within it:
- the fnr gene encoding fumarate/nitrate reduction transcriptional regulator Fnr, giving the protein MQIETKNSIKQCPHNKQVSCDNCKLNTICMPVSLHFEDIDRLNNIIQRGKPLNKGEYLFRVNDPFTSVYAVRSGALKTHFVTENGAEQITGFYLPGEILGMDGLGTDLHCNSVQALETSSVCKIPFNRLEELSTKLPSLQRHFLQLMSREITQEQQMVGLLNKQNAESRIASLLLSISSRNSRRGLSGSTFILPMSRKDLGNYLGLTIETVSRIFSRLQKNELIAVEQKEVSILDIAALQKLAKGPE
- a CDS encoding triacylglycerol lipase, producing the protein MFTQQEFNGIGIGIGIGIGIGIGIKCKLITLRIIHIKLITLVFLICFSFGTQASCVVLLHGLARSASSMETLEQVLVTEGFLPINEGYPSREGSIEILAELAIKSALEKCPKDMQVNFVTHSLGGILVRQYLSKHKITNLNRVVMLGPPNQGSEVVDKLKDVPGFHFINGDAGMQLGTGELSIPNTLGKANFNLGIIAGTRSINLILSSLIPSTDDGKVSIESTKLEGMNDHITMPVTHPFMMKNKNVITQVINYLKNGSFEHESRQ
- a CDS encoding allantoate amidohydrolase, whose product is MHILEDSIAEKYSQTALDHCDELAQVSELDQGILRQYLTSKHKAGHQLVEKWMQQDGLSTWQDQAGNQWGRLACNNPDAPSLILGSHLDTVPNAGAYDGILGVLLALELIKVAKAKGLEFPFHIDLVGFADEEGTRFATTLIGSHAIAGKFNSKWLEAVDKDGITMAEAMEQFGLKPDEVVNAYLNPKKVLAYWEVHIEQGPVLEAHDIPLGVVTAIAGAKRAVISFAGQTGHAGTSPMNLRKDTLAAAAELTLAIEDIAKSCTHQEVATVGNISAKPGATNVIAGYSEMTLDARAQDNEHLEILVSKILDKAKQIAAKRDLLMTWKWTHQAEAVQCDKGIQAKLALACEANKQRPYYLPSGAGHDAMAVASLCPVGMLFIRSPKGISHHPDESVIHDDVTQALKVMYSALSSYSL
- a CDS encoding OmpW family protein, with protein sequence MKNKLCTLALLLSGITSSLYVHAYETADWIFRTGVTAVNPDDSSDNVLVGGSDLGIGVNVDSNAQLGINIGYFISPKIALEILLATPFEHDIGLNTVGALGSTKHLPPTISVNYYLANATAKFQPYIGAGINYTIFFDEEFTAENKQAGFSDLSLDDSIGLSLQAGLDYMLDDEWHVNASVRWIDIGTDAEFTLNDEQGSVAVDIDPFVYTLSLGYRF
- a CDS encoding DUF2892 domain-containing protein; amino-acid sequence: MKQNVGILDTALRSVIAIICLSIAAEGLLPQAGTIAMVVIGSLMWISSSFGLCFVYKILGIDTYPGAGHGITQYYPR